The Cyclobacteriaceae bacterium DNA segment ACCGTTAGCCACGTCAACAAATGTTACAAAGGCGAAACCATCTGTGCCATCTGCATTATAGCCGACAAACATCACCTGTCCGGCTGTTTGTGCCTGTGCATACGAAGAAAGAAACAGAAGACATGACATAAGCAGGATGGCCCTGCTAACAGAGATTAAAGTCCAACTAAGAATTCTCATTTGAATGGTCTAAATTCCTTTCAAATGTAAGAAATTCATTAAAAAGTGACTAATTCGAATAATCCGGATACCAATTGCGCAACCTTACTTCGATTGATTCATTGCCCGCATTTACTATTTTTTTGAATGCCTCTATATCGCTGAAGCCCCCCTGTCCGCGATAGTGAAAGGGATAGACAATCTTCGGTTTGAATTCCAAAACCGCACTGGCCGCTTGCTCCACCGTCATGGTAAAAGGCTGGTTCATGCAAACAAAAGCAATATCAATATCACTCAAGGCACGCATTTCGGCAATGTCTTCTGTGTCTCCAGAAATGTAGATACGCTTACCGCCCAATTCCAGTACGTACCCGTTGCCCCGGCCTTTCGGGTGGCGCGAATCTTCTGTTTCCGGAAGGTTATACATGGGTACAGCGGTTATGGTAATATCAAATTGTTTATGAGAAGCCCCATTCGACAGTGGAATGGTTTGGTTGGCGAGCTCTTCAGGCAGTTTTTCCCGAACGGCTTGGGGTGCAATGATCAGTGCGCGTGATGTCTCAATGGCTTTTAAGGTTTCGAGGTTCATGTGATCGCCATGGATGTCGGTGATCAGAATTAAATTAGGTGCGGCTAATCCTTCAAACGCTTTAGCACCTCCATAGGGATCAACATAAATCGTCACATTGTTCCAGGTCATGGCCAGTGTAGCATGCAGAATGGGTTGGATAGTTAATTTTCCTGCAGAAGTTTCAATCACATCGGGTGCTGATCGCTGAGCTATGCCAGTACCAACGGAAAGTATAAGACATAGAACGGTTAATAGTTTTTTCATCTATACAGGTTTATACTGTACTAACAACGTTTACCACATTAGGTTTTTGTATTTCGCTTACTTACATACCTGATCGTATGCAAACACATGCCCTGCCACATCGTTCCACTTCACTTTTTCACCGGCAAAAACCTGAAGCATGGCCGGACAGTTTCCATATAGTTCATCAAAGTTTTTCTTGTAGCTCCCTTTCTTGACCAACACTGCTTTTTCATCATTTTGTACGAACAGGTAGGATTTATCTGCACCACCAGTGAGTTTCACGCCACCAACTCCAACACCCATCGTTTCCTTTGCATTCGGGTCGGCAAATACTTTTATCTGGCTGTCAAATCCAGGATTCAGTAACTGCATCAGTCGAACTTTACCTGCTTTGTTATGGCGCATGGCGGTTTCAAAAACAATGTATTCCCGGTTTACAATTTCATCAAAATTCGAGTTTGTCATTTCTTTAACAGATGATGCTGATTCCATCATCATGGCCAGTTTGGCAAGCTTTGATGCTTTTACGGAAAGCCTGGCAACCTCTTCAGGCTTGAATTTTGCTTTTTCGCCATTCTCCAATCGAATGTTGAAATTGCTGAGGTAGCCATTGATTAATGTGCCTCCTAAAAATTTTCCGGTCACTTCATCGCCATTCACCAATTTTACCGTGCATTCTTTTCCGTTTATTACGGCCATATCATCGGCTTCAAGTGCGGCAATAAAGCCTTGTGCAAACGAAAGACCTGTAAGGCATACAAGCATAGCTGTTATGAGATTTTTCATGTGAGGGTTGATTTAAAAACCTGTATGAAGGTAACATAAACTATACCAATCCATATTCGGATCAGGAAAATACTTTTGCAAATGGGCTAAACTTAAATTGAATCTACTTCCTTAATAATGACTTTCTCCATTACATCTCCCTGACGGATTTGATCGATAACCTCTAATCCCTCGTACACTTTACCAAAACAGGTATGGTTACGGTCGAGGTGGCTGGTATTATCACGGCTGTGGCAAATGAAAAACTGCGATCCACCAGTGTTTCTTCCGGCATGCGCCATGGATAAAACTCCGCGATCATGATATTGATTATTGCCTGTTAGTTCACATTTAATCTGGTAGCCCGGTCCGCCATTTCCAATGCCATTCGGACAACCGCCCTGAATAACAAAATTGGGTATAACCCGGTGGAAG contains these protein-coding regions:
- a CDS encoding MBL fold metallo-hydrolase yields the protein MKKLLTVLCLILSVGTGIAQRSAPDVIETSAGKLTIQPILHATLAMTWNNVTIYVDPYGGAKAFEGLAAPNLILITDIHGDHMNLETLKAIETSRALIIAPQAVREKLPEELANQTIPLSNGASHKQFDITITAVPMYNLPETEDSRHPKGRGNGYVLELGGKRIYISGDTEDIAEMRALSDIDIAFVCMNQPFTMTVEQAASAVLEFKPKIVYPFHYRGQGGFSDIEAFKKIVNAGNESIEVRLRNWYPDYSN
- a CDS encoding peptidylprolyl isomerase, encoding MKIAEIHTKKGVMKIKFFEEDAPNTVKNFIDLAEHNFYDGLTFHRVIPNFVIQGGCPNGIGNGGPGYQIKCELTGNNQYHDRGVLSMAHAGRNTGGSQFFICHSRDNTSHLDRNHTCFGKVYEGLEVIDQIRQGDVMEKVIIKEVDSI